AGGTTGTCGTGGCCGGCAGCTTTGCGGGTGTAGTGTGGCCGTCCGTGGCGAATCGGCGGTATGCTAGAAGTCCGTCGCTAGTGAGCGGCAGCACCGACGCTCCTGTCCACAccgtgcgggcggcggcgcacgagtggggagccggcggcggcacgatgTGTGAAGAGGGTCGGCGTCAGGGAAAGGGCGCACAGGAGGTAGGGCGTGATGTTGGGCTGGGCTGTACTCAAAAAGGCTTGATACGTACTGAGGAACGTATCATCATATTTTCCACCAATCCCTATCGTATCCGTACCGGACACATAGCCAATACGACAGATTTCTGGCGTATCCGTGCAGCGTAGCCCGATGGCACCGGGGGGACTCGAGAAAGTCGGGTTTCAAGCTGAGGCTGTATTGCCGGAAATGATGGGTTGAAGCTAGTCCCTGAGAGTTTTAAATTCTATGCCACACAAGTAGTTTTGTTGACTTAACACTctaattatgaggagagaggagaggaaggttTCATCCCCATAAAAACTCACCTAGCACAGTTACAAGTTTCATGAAACTCAATAAAACTTGCATTGAGGATGTTATTTTTCATTACATGACGCATGATCATTAACTCCATGCAAAAATTAAATGTTGCAGGCTGTCTAtgaaactgtgcaatgaaatTGTGAGTTTCATTCCTTTCAAAAGATGACATGGCAGTCTTGatacagtgcaatgaaaccatGTACTGAGACTGGCCTAAGAACCCACGTGGTGCCCGAAAACAGAGAAATACTAAGATGATTCCTCGCATTATGACCTATTTGGGAGGCCTTACGTTGGCTCTAGCTTCACCTATTTTGCACAAAACGAGCCACTGTAGCGTAAAGTTGTTTTGTAAGCCGAATCTAAAATAAACTAGAAGCCGGGTAAAATCACTATTTTTTGGTGAAGCCTCTGTAGATATGTTTAGTTTTCATAAGCTGCATCAATTGATTTGTATTTAGAAGTGCTTTTAATATGATTTAAATTGAGCATTTGGCATTATATGATAAGAGAAATCAAAgttcaaaatttatttttgaagGCCTTTTCTTTCTAAAACCCGTCTTATGCAAATCATCACTACATTGGTTTGATTTTGTTTCCGAAACTTAATCCACACGCTTGAGACTTTGAGAAACGTATATGAAACAAGAAGACAGAAGAAGTCATAACAAGAAGCTTACCTTATTCACAACGTTAGCAAGcttcttgtgattttcagaaaTTTGTAGTAAAGCAAAAGCAAAACCTTTTTTCTTCTAATTGGACGAAAGGATGCCGAGCAAATAGATTAAAAACATTAAAATTTATTTCTAGTCTCTGCAGACGCTATTGCCTTATGGCGGGCACATATTTCCAAATCCGATTATGCCAAGAGTTGAGTGCTTAGAAATACATGTCGAATTGCGGACGAAAATTGAGAATCAGCGGAGATTCAAATTCGATCGTGATTGCTTTCTTCCAGCGCGCAGTTTGCTTCTCTGACGCGCTTTCGTGTCACTTTTATTTCACTCGTCAACTCCTCCATCCACAGTAATCCCCATTTGCTTTGCTTCCTGTTGTCTGTTTCACTATTCCTAGCTCCTTTTTCTTCAACATTGAGTAGGCTGATGAACAATTAATCCATGAGCATGGAGATCCGAGCCTCGCGAGTGGAGTGCGCCCTAAGCACTGATCACCTGCCCACCCATCCGATCATGGCTAGAAACCAAAGTAATCCCATGAACCAAGACGGCTAAAGCTGGCAACACTAATCCACACTGTTGATCGAAGCGCGCACCATTGGGGCTGTGCTCTGTTCTGGCCGCGTCGCCCGTCGTTCCGCCGATCGGCCCGCCAAGCCAACAATGGAGGGGTTTTGCTTCGCGCGGTGCCGGTTCACGCGGCTCATGGCGGCGATGCAGCTGGCGCTGGGCGTGTTCGTCATCTTCATCAGCATGGCGAGCCTCCACCGCTTCTACGCCACCAACAACCTCCTCCCAGGCCTCGACGACCCCACCCACTGCGCCAAGTTCCAcaccgccgcgggcggcgccggcgggtatGCCGGTTTCGACATCCGCGCGCTCGCGGACCGCGTCGACGACGTGCTCGTCCAGCTCGCGGAGCTGCAGGACAAGCTCGAGGCCACGGCGCTCAAGATCGGCAAGAAGACCAAGAAGAGCAAGGCCCGCCACAAGCAGCCGGAGAACATGACCATGCCGgagttcaggcgcttcctcgaGGACGAGGTGATCCACCCGCTCTACAGCGCGCACATCGCCCTGCGCCTCATCCGCATCCCGCGCCCGGaccccgacggcggcgacggcgacgccgccgccccggccgtcgACCCGCTCGTCAACTTCTTCACGGCCGAGGAGACGCGCAAGTACGTGACGGCCAAGGCCAACCGCGACGGCCTGCCGAGCGTGTACGGAACCAACCGGACGTACAGCACCGTCGGCCATGCCTGCGTGCTGATGCGGCAGGAGCTGGACGAGTACATGAGCTACGACGTCGGCGCCCACTGCCCCGACGACTGGGACCTCGGCCAGCGCCTCATGCTCGGCGGCTGTGacccgctgccgcgccgccgctgcctcgccCTGGCCTCCAAGTTCTTCAGCCGCCCGATACCCATCAACGAGTCGCTCTGGACGCTGCCCGACGACGGCAACGTACGGTGGAGCCGCTACCACTGCCGCGGCTACAAGTGCCTGTCCGCCCGGAACCAGCGCCGCGGCTACGACCGCTGCGTGGGTTGCTTCGACATGGACCGGGAGAAGCGGCGGTGGGTGGCCGCGGCGCGCAACGGCACCGCGGCGTCGTCCCTCGCCGACTTCCGCATCGACGACGTGCTGGCGGCGAAGCCCGGCGAGGTGCGGATCGGGCTAGACGTGAGCGTGGGCACGGGCAGCTTCGCGGCGCGCATGCGGGAGCGCGGCGTGACCATCGTGTCCGCGGCGCTGAACCTGGGCGCGCCGTTCGCGGAGACGATCGCGTTGCGGGGGCTGGTGCCGCTATACGCGACCATGAGCCAGCGGCTGCCGCTGTTCGACAACACCATGGACCTGATCCACACGGCGGGGTTCTTCGAGGGGTGGGTGGACCTGCAGCTGCTGGACTTCGTGCTCTTCGACTGGGACCGCGTGCTCCGACCCGGCGGCCTGCTCTGGGTCGACAAGTTCGCCTGCGCGCGCAAGGACCTCGACGACTACATGTACATGTTCCTGCAGTTCAGGTACAAGAAGCACCGGTGGGTCGTCTCCTTCAAGTCCAAGGACGAGGTCTACCTCTCCGCGTTGCTCGAGAAGCCGCCAAGGTCATGATCCATGCACATCGGCTCGGTCATCGGTCAGAGCAATCTAAACTGCTGAGAGAGATATACCGTAGTATATCTGGTTGTTTGCCTGTACTGATGAGCTTTGTAATTTAGGGTCTGATGATTCAATCTAACTTGTTCATGAATAAATGCCAAGGTTTTGAGGTTGTTTTCCCCAGCCAATTCGACAATGCCCTCCCTCTCCATCTGGTTGTTTCCTCCAGCCAGTGCAATGGTACTCTCACCTCTGTTCGAGGTTTGCTTCAGTGTTCCTCTGTTCTGTCCATGTAAGGTTTGTGAACCTCAAAGCAAAAAAGCTATAAAATATCTGGAATAGAGCAAAATCTATGTAGTCCTGTTCCCAAAGGGCATGTCAAAGAAACAATGTTACCATATTTATAGGTATGAATCGAACACCAACCTTATATTTGACTAACTATGGCAAAGTGCAAGAATAGAAAACAATTCATGAATGAAAACCTCAATTCATTTCTTTCAAACACTTCATCTTATTTGATGTCAATATGTGCCAAGTGTTTTTCTCATCTGGTGGCGAGGTCAGGtttcttatttgttttaaaGGCAAGTAGTGCATGTGAGTGGGTGGTGTTGTATGGGTTTCCACACCGTTTCCtacacagctctcctgcgtgttcacGGTAAGAAAAGAATTTGTAGAAACTAAAGATAAATCAATGTTTGCTTGGGAACTGGTTATTTACGTGTGACAAAGTGATGTTCTTTTGGAATCAGTTGGCAGAAGTCATCTTACAGGGAAAAACCTATCTTCAGATTAACAGGAATGGTACCTGAGTATAAAAAACAAACAGGAATGGTACCTCGTGATTTAAGcactaaataaataaaaatagaaaagtTTATTGTTCCAGAATTTAGACATTTTGTTAAGGTAAAAATAGAAATGATTTTTGTTTACCCTTATAAGtgactaggatcgtgcccgtacATTGCTATGGACCGCAAAATATTTATTATATTATAATACATTGAGTATTCAATAAGACGATAATAGTGtaataataaacaaaaaaaCTCCTAACAAGAGTATAAAAACATAGTGCTTTGTTATCGTACGATTCTAACAATTTGTTGTTTTTTAGCCGTATTGAGATACACAAGGATCAATTCTACATAAGTGTCAAAGCAAATATGAAAACACATAAAGTGGCTCATATCCGAGCCTAGACTATCAGATTAAGATAAGTGCATGAAGTGTATAGGACTTTGAGTAAGAAGGCATGAAGCACTCATAACATTTATGTGCATGGCTGCCATTTGATGctaacaaacaattattttgcAAAGAAAACTAAGACTAAAACACTTATCACTTGAGTGCCATCTTCAACCTTCCCCATGCCGCAATTTTATCTTTTTCTACAGAATTGTATTCACCTTTGCCTGTACATGGTTTCTACTAACTCAAGTACTGAAGTAGACATGGAGGATTGCTACAATAGCATTGATTGATCTTCTATACACCTATCTCATCAGCAACATAAGCTATGAAGTGTATTCATTCTTTTCACCAATCCGTACTAAATAATAATGTATAGACCGCATTAGAACACATGAAAGGAAGCAGAGGCAAATAATATGAGACCAATCAACATACAGtcgaatcataggctttcccttccATCAATAACAGCTTGAAAAAGCTTCAAAGAAAGTTACAGTTTCAAAAGACAATGACAAAAAAACCAAGTAGATATTGTCATCTTTACATGAAATTTGTTACAGTTTTCCAAAATAACCAGATGGAGCGCACTCATAATATTGGAATGCAGATTCAATTCAGAGTCTTCAGCATGTGAGAAGGTGGGCAGGAAGATCAATTACCACCCAGGTGTTTGAAAGAATATGAATAAGAAGTTATCACTGCCTATAAATATGCCAGCAAGGCAGTCCAACATCTGAAGAAAGCATCTAGTCAGGCTGAAACAAAATGAAGTTTTCATCTATTCAGGCTGAAACAAAATGAAGTATACTAGCTCATTGGCCACCCCAGTGATGGCTTCCCTCATGTGGGCTCATGTGAGCTCATCTTTCCTGTCAGGCTGAAACAATGAAGCACGTGAGACCAAATTTGCAATATATAACTTTAACTGAATAGTAAGTCCTGATTATATTTGTAATCGATGTACAAGTCAATGGCTTCTTACCATAGCACACGTTCATTTCCTCCAGTTTCATTTATCTGATAGTTTAAGAACTGCACAAGTTATCGTAAGTTGCCTACTAGTTACGAGTATTCCCAACCAAAGAAATAAAGTTATCCACATTCAAACTTGGTACCACATACCAACAAATTGAAAAGGTGCAAAAACTAAGTGGCGAGATGGTAGTAATAGAACAGAAAATGGGAGATAACTGAAATGTGGTGCCCTCCTAATAGGCTAAACAACAGCTCTCGTAGCACGAACGCCTATATGCAATGACCATAATAGTGCACACTCaatcatttcagagaatcaaaACAGCAGAGAAGAAGCATAAAATGGCATGACATACAATTTGCAGACCACAAGCAAGCAATGAGCTATATAGCTCGGCTGGTAATCTCTTGTCGTCCTCAGTGTGCGCAACCTGGTCTGTAGAAAAGAATGAAATAATATAGAGTAGAATCTAGCAGAGAATTGGCAAGTACAGATATCGTGCCTTTTGTAGTATTAAAGTCATCATCCCATTAGGAAACAAACAAAATAATTATATGTAAACCTTGCAGTTTCAAATGAAAATTGTGTAGCTTCTCAAAACTTTCGGCAGAATACAAAATGTTTTGGTAAATATTAGTTTCTTATAAATTTACAATACACAttcttataaaaaaagaaacctaGAAACACAGGTTCAGTTTGTTTACTTCAGATTCAGAGTTGCTCCAAGGCAGCATGTTGCAAATTTCTCTGAAATTAGCAAAATAACCTGCAACCTATAATTAGCTACAGGGAAAACCTATGATTAGGTATAAATAAAACTATCAGAGAAATGCACTTCACCCTGAAATATCAAGCACTACTCTGTATGGTAAGCACAGTGTCTTCCTACAAGCAAACCTCATGATTATATTTCTTTGCATCACATCTCAGAAATTTATTGTCCACAAACTCTGAATGTGAGGCAACAGCTTTTAGTTAAATCAGTGCCATCACCTTAATAGATAATCAAAACAGGGAACCAAACTGAAGACCACGTAATAATTAACCAACTATGTGTGACAATGCAGTATGGTTTCTTAGACAACAAATCTAATCAACTATGAGTGGCTGTCTTTCATTGTTTTGGTTCAGGAAAGGGTAATCCAAGTTCCCAGGTACCTTGTTTGAACGAAGGATAGCCATCAAAATTCAACATGGAATCACATTGCAAGTGGATAACACCAACTCACCCGTGGATCAATTTTGCACCACTCAAGACAGGAACTCACCCCGCAGCCACTCCACCGGCAAGGTGATCACCGCGACCAAGACTTGCCACGACCAGGTGCACCGACCAGGCGAACAGCACAACCCCTCGGCCATCAGAACTAAGACTTGCGGCCACATGAGCACACGACTTGCTGCGACACGACGGCCGGTGAGCCAGGTGATAACCACAACCACGGCCAGTCGATCTCAGTGGAGAACCGCTGGATATTGATGGAGAGGAGCAGGAAGCAGTGTCGAGGACAAGCACAGCGTGATTCCTCTGATGGGATCGGATCAGAAACAACAGATAGAACATCAGTATGGTGATAGCCTGAAGCTAACCATTCTAATTTACATTTCAGTTTAATTTAACTACACAGCAAATGTCCATACCAGCCTACCCTTTTTCAAAACTGAAAATATAAACAAAGGGTAGGCATGTATTGTATACCTCTGTGACACTTCCTTCACTGGTATCATTGGTGCAAAATGCATCCTATATGCACCAGCCAAATCATTTGCATGTCTGGCATATGTCAATCAAGCTAAAAGTTCAGATCTCTGAAACAGAAAGAAACCAAAATGCACATACCAATAATCCATGTAACTCCTCACTACCTCCTTATTTTGCATGAAAGTCTGCTACTGCATCTCAGTAGGTCAGCAGCAAGTTGATTGATGTTATTTCAGATCCTGCAGAGCAAACAAAGAAATTATAAGATACCATACATATTGCCAGGaggccatgagcccatgacagCCCCCATGTCCAGTCATGACCGCCTTGAATCAAAACCATTCAGGGTAGATTTAGCAAAAGAATAAGCAACCCAAAAACTTAATGAACCTTGCAGTTAAATAACCATCACAGTTAAGTAACCATTGCATATTGCGCACAGCAAGGAACCACAAGCAACCAGGTAAAAACTCAGAACATAGGAGCCTGCCCCTGCTGTTACATTAAAAATTTTACACGCTGAAGGAACATATAAATTTCTAGTTGCTTAAAAAGAACATGATGGACCAATTAGATTACTATAATTATTTCCAATTATGAAGGTAGAAGTACCTGCAGGTGAGGCGTCAAGATGGCCACTGGAACCCCCTCAAGTCTGGGAACTGTctggtttgaaaaaaaaaaaaacaggtctAGGCACTGCCCTTCTGATCTGTTGCATTTGTATCTACAAAAAGGGTTGGAGATAACCAATGAGGTTTTATCTAGAAAAATATAGGCCTGCTGAATGAACAGTCATGATAACTCCACTAACCATATTGTTATCAAATTCATAAAGTCAGGTGAATAAAAAAAACTGCTGACAAGTCCTTTGTTCCGCTTTCCAAATTATTCCATGAAGAAAATTAATTCCAAATTTCTGCAAGAAAATGAAAGCCGTTAAAGAAAACTGGGTATGTTTGTCCTCTACATATGGCTGCCAAACAGCCAGGATGATGAATGGATAATGTAAATTTGTTTTAACTGGACCCATCCAGAGGCTGATCATATGTCTCTGATTCTAGatggtgattctatcaacttTGTTCTACTCATGACCATAATATTTGATACTATTATGCCAACAAATTCTAGTGAGATTTTCAAGGGGATATGAGAACTCACTTTCAATTTTTTTGTCGAAGCGTAACCTTGTTCAACTGGCCCCTCTTTCAAACAATTTGTGGTAATTCCCCATAGGGGCAGAGCACGTTCGATGCTTCTCTGAAAAATGAAACTTCATGTAAGGTTATCCAGTCATGCGATTCTCACAAGCGTTTGAGCAATGAGAGCATAATGGCAGACGCTACTTCGCAAATGAAAGTTTGTATCACAAGGCCTAGAAAAGAACATTACCCCATTGAAGATAAGCAACAGACTAATCGAGCAGAAAATGCATGTGTGATAAGAAAACCAAGCAATAGCTTGGCTGCTTGGGTGATTAGTGGAGGTGAATAAAAAATAATACCCCAAGGTTTGATGCCCTGTCTGTTGCATTTACATGGGTATTCATTTTAGTGGTAGGTAATATTCATTTTAGTGGTAGGTAATAGCAATGTAGTGCTAATGGTGCACCCCCGTTGTGTTCGCTCTAGCTTCGCCCCTGCATACAGAGGAGCGGCAGAGGCAAAACGCACGCGAGGGAGGGACAGATACAGGAGATCGACAAGCAAACTTAAAAACGCATAACCGGTTCTGGATGGAGAGGTGAATGGCCTCACCTTGATTGGCCTACAGGATTTACCAGGCCGGCCTTAGGGCGATGCAGacgggcgtcggcggcggcaggaggaggtTGACGGGAGGAGGAAAGTGGATCCGGAAAAAAGAAGAGTCCGATGGGAGGAGTTATGCAGGATCGGGGAAAAGGGGAGGCAAGAGGCAGACGGATGTACGGAGAAAAGTGGGAGGACCGGacgtaaaaaaaaaaatacggTAATGCTAAGCTCCCAACATCCGACGCCAGCAAAATATCGGATGCAACGTGGCTCTTTACCGTCCACACGAATCTTATCCCTTCACATATTTATCCCCATGATCTCATTCACCGAACAAGAGAGTCCTCCAacagctctctctctccacaCGCAGCAAGTTCCCGgtggcctcgtcccccaccccaatggcggcgcgctcccccaccacggcgtcctcctcgtccaccccggcggcggcgcgctcctccactccgggaaCCTCATCAACCACCCTAGCAgcgcccctccccccactctgGCGTCCTCAACCAACCGGGAGCACCCAACAtcccggatccggtggccctctccccgaccccggcgagatccaagcggggaaggatcgggcggcagccatggtggacgaccttcggcggcaggctggttgtcgtggatctgagtgttgcaatcggtacctcatggtgttgcaatagttatttttggatgttgcaacagtggcttttgatgtttcatctgttttgcatcggatccggtggccctctccccgaccccagCGAGATTCGAGCGGGGAAGAAttgggcggcggccatggtggacaaccttcggcggcaggctggttgtcgtggatctgagtgttgcaataggtacctcatggtgttgcaatagttatttttggatgttgcaacggtggcttttgatgtttcatctgttttgcatcGGAttcggtggccctctccccgacccgGGCGAGATTCGAGCGGGGAAGAAttgggcggcggccatggtggacaACCTTGGCggcaggctggttgtcgtggatctgagtgttgcaataggtacctcatggtgttgcaatagttatttttggatgttgcaacggtggcttttgatgtttcatctgttttgcatcggatccggtggccctctccccgaccccagCGAGATTCGAGCGGGTGCAACAGTCTGACTTGCCAGCAATCGGGTGTTGtaccaacttgttcatgatgttgcatatagttgttttctttgtttcgtctcttcttctttcgttgttgcaatgttgtaagagatgtttttttgttgttgcaatatgtctgttttgaatgtcgcacgaagcaattcgggatgtttcatgcacgtaaaggtgttgcaaTTCTCGGTGTTGCAAGTGTTAatttttgatgtttcgatagttatttttcaatgttgcgacggagcgttcgataaaataaaattatcggacgtccgggcgctagcacttCCGAAAAAATATCCTAGGGTGTTTGATAACTGAACTAAGCTTTAGTCCTATCTCATCAGATGTTTGTTTGCATACTAATtaggtattaaatatagtttagtgataaaactaattatataaatgagggttaattcgcgagacgaatctattagacctgattagcccatgtgatgctacaataaacatgggctaatcatggattaattaggcttaatagatccgtctcgcaaattagcccttgtttatgtaattagttttataattagttcatgtttagtctaATTGATatccaaacatgatacaaaatattaaatatccgatgtgacccaaactaaaaattagttcatggATCTAAATACCCCTtagtttctctcttttttttaagtcATGGCTTGGTGTTAGGGCGGTAGAAACTGAATCGAGAGGTCAGAGATATAGCTGAAAGATGCGTGTGCACGGACAAAGAAGTGTGTTCATCGAGTCACCTGAACATGAGGAAAAGGGGTGTCACTTTGTACTGCAGCCCTTTACCACCGTGTGCACTTCCCATCTCTCCTTTCCTTTCTGGAGGAGAAATTATGTGTCTGTCCTATTTGGATCCATCCATTTAAAATTACCTCTTTTTGACTAGCatttagctaaattttagctaagAGTGTTTGGATTCACTGTTAAATAATTGTTGAAGAGATATTTATTTATCCTGCCTCTCCCTCCCAGCTAGGAGTGTTTGGATTCACTGTTAAAATGATTGTTGAAGAGATATTTATCTATCCTACCTCTCCCTCCCACCTCTCATCAATCTTCTTGATTTTCCCAAGAAAATTTTCCCAAGAAAAGTGAAGAGGCAATTTGGTCTTTTACCAATTTAGCTGAGTTAGCTTGGTTCAACCAGCTAAAAAAATCTTAACCCGCTAAATTTAGCTAGATTCTATTTGGATCCGTtatagctaaaatttagttgaTTGATCCAAACTGAGCATATGCATTTTCCCCTACTCACATGAAAAAGTTAGCCTCATGCAAAACACTTGTATGGTCTTGAATGGTGTATAAAAAGAAAATCGAGAGCAAACACTTTGAAATTAGTATGATCACATTTATTCGGGGGCAAAATTTAGAAGCTTGAATGACACGAACCAACGAACGAAGTGTGTATTCTGTAAATTGAATGCATTAATCGGCAGGTACTTCTTAAATTTACAAATTGCTCTCGAGTCTCAACTGTTTTGTTACATTCTTGAGTTAAAGATCTAAGACCTACAAAATCCTAGAAAGGGCTAAACAAATACTAGCTATCAGGAAAAGACCCAACAGAAAAGAACATGaaacaagcaaagcaaagcaaagcaaaaaaaaaaaaggaaaacgaaaacaAGATCCCAGTTTATCTCAGGGACATTTCACGTTCCTGCCTGGGCCTCCGTAGTAGAAGTAGCTCCCCCAGTAGCTGTTGGACCCTCCCTGGATGTCGTAGCAGCCGGGGTTGTCGGCGAGGAGCTTCAGGCTTGCCGCGGGGATGAGGTTGTTGTCCCAGTCCACCACCTGCAGGTTCCGGAAGTAGGCGGCGCGGTCGAAGCCCTCGCTTGGGAAGTGGCCGCTGCCCATCTGCGTCGCCGTATGCGACCCCGACGGCCGGGTGTtgacgacctcgccgccgaaCTGCACCATGTTGGCGTGGCGCGCCAGGTGGGTGAAGAGGTAGGACGGCCAGTACCCGACGACCACGCCCGAGCCCAGCTCCAGCCACCAGTGCCCGTGCTTCGGATCCTGGACACCATGGGCCACTGCTGTCAGAGAATGACGGCATGGCTACCATACTGATAAACTTACGGCTACATTTTACTGAACAATGCTTGTACTATACTGTACTACAGTTCTTGAAAGTTCGTGGATCATTGCATGGTTATTCACGCCACATTAGCTTTGAAATGGAAATCGATCAGTTACCTTCCATAGCATCAGAGTAATGTCAAACTGCCTGCCGTTGTACACTGATTCCGGTGTGATAGCCGCCCCAATTGCAATCTTACTCGTCGTCTGCACGAATCCGCGGCAGTTGTGATTGTAGCACCCCGTTTCTTGATACGCGTCGGTCTACACAATGTGGGTCTGATTAGGATCCTATGGTGCGAAAGATGTGACTGTCTGTTAGTTAAGTTTAGTAGTCATATTagtttttatttctattttaCCCCTTTGTTTAGCCACCAAGCTACCTAGCCTATATATGTGGGCATTGCACCATGGTGGTTAATGAGAAAGAGATCATTTGAGCTAACAATTGATATCTAGAGCCTTCTTTCTCTCCCACCCGTGCTCCTCCTGTCTCTCTCGGGCTCCCACCTCTCTCCCAAAACCCCACCCCAGCGGCGCGGGCCCACCCCACCAGCGCACCCTCCCCGGCCAGATCCGACCGGCGAACACCCTCCCCTACCCTTCCCACGTCTGGATCTAGCGGCGCGGCCCCTCTCCCGTGCGGATCAAGCAGCGGCGTGCGCGGATTGAGTAGGGGCGCGGGTTGATTCGGTGGGGCAGAGGCGACTCGATTCGGAGGTGAGGGCGGCGGAtccgcgcgggcggcggcgcgtgcaggCGGCGGACACACGAGCAGA
Above is a genomic segment from Setaria viridis chromosome 4, Setaria_viridis_v4.0, whole genome shotgun sequence containing:
- the LOC117852155 gene encoding probable methyltransferase At1g29790, with amino-acid sequence MEGFCFARCRFTRLMAAMQLALGVFVIFISMASLHRFYATNNLLPGLDDPTHCAKFHTAAGGAGGYAGFDIRALADRVDDVLVQLAELQDKLEATALKIGKKTKKSKARHKQPENMTMPEFRRFLEDEVIHPLYSAHIALRLIRIPRPDPDGGDGDAAAPAVDPLVNFFTAEETRKYVTAKANRDGLPSVYGTNRTYSTVGHACVLMRQELDEYMSYDVGAHCPDDWDLGQRLMLGGCDPLPRRRCLALASKFFSRPIPINESLWTLPDDGNVRWSRYHCRGYKCLSARNQRRGYDRCVGCFDMDREKRRWVAAARNGTAASSLADFRIDDVLAAKPGEVRIGLDVSVGTGSFAARMRERGVTIVSAALNLGAPFAETIALRGLVPLYATMSQRLPLFDNTMDLIHTAGFFEGWVDLQLLDFVLFDWDRVLRPGGLLWVDKFACARKDLDDYMYMFLQFRYKKHRWVVSFKSKDEVYLSALLEKPPRS